A region of the Arachis hypogaea cultivar Tifrunner chromosome 15, arahy.Tifrunner.gnm2.J5K5, whole genome shotgun sequence genome:
taaagtcttatgcattttaaacataaaacattaacttatagtcttatatataatgactaataacacaaaatattaaggtttacaatacttaaatttcacataataatagccatcatccatcactaataacacaaaatattaatcgTGTATGATAACCGGGCCACCGGGCcaatttcgggtgacccgagttatggcccggacccgacccgaaataatgaccgggtctacttttgagacccatacccgaccctagacccgataaaatcgcatcaaattagcccctaaagtgttcgggaccgggccaggtcttcgggccgggccgggccaTGCACATCCCTAAGGAGGATGATAGAATTCTTTAATTTGgaagaaaagatttaatttcaatgaCAATAGAaaagtgacatgtggcacatttttgttataaaattagtAAGGGGGAGAGGAGAATTccttaattttaaagaaaaagatttgattctaaTTGCAATAAGAAAGTAATATGTGAtatattttagttgtaaaattagagatatataatagataatagattatTTTGTGAAATGATTTAATAATTTGTTGTCTATATCTTATTATAAGagtaaaaaaatagtaataattattaaatacaattatattagatgtatattaaaattaataaataaattaagtcatcaatataaaatattaattaaaatataaaatatatattaaaaataaattaaactatacctatatttatatttatacataaatacataataattaattttaatgactgattttaacgtacaaataacaattttaaattaaataataacataattgtCAATTCAACGATACCAAGACAAAgctaatgagttatagctcaaatggcatagtcttcctcatactcaattaagaagttgtgggttcgagtctcctatctttggtaaaaaaaaaaaaaacaataccaagacattaaaaaaaaaaaaaaaaaaaaagagaaggcgcCTTAGCttcttctatatataattatatacaaattGATTGATCtcatcatcaaattaaaattCTTCAACATAGTGCAAATTAAAGATGACGATCTCATCATCATCACTCTCTAAGGTTGTAATAACAGTTTCCATGATAATGCTCATACTTGTTTCTTCTTTTAATCTCAATGTTGGTACGAGTGTTGATAGAACTATTACTCTTCCTTGGACCGTTCATGTGACCATCAACAACAAACTGAACGGTTTGCGTCTTGCTCTTCATTGCAAGGATAAAAATCATGATTTACAGTTACAAATAGTTCCAGTTGGTCAAAGTTGGACTTTCCTTTTCCATACAACCGATTTTTCCAACTCATTGTACTTCTGTAGATTTTCTTGGTTAAACGGGGGAATACATGCCTTTGATATTTATGTTGATACACGTGATGCTCATTTATGCCAACAGTGTACTTGGGACATCTCCGAAAAAGGTCCATGTAGGGTTTCGGGTAAGGGTGCTCCTGTATGTTATCCCTGGAATAATTAAGGTGTAATAATAATTGGCGTAAAAACTAGGGGAAAATATATTTATCCATCTAggtgataataatttattttttaataaaataattaaattatgtattgaataataaaagttattatgGTTTTTTTCACACAAATTAATATTCATCGATCAACGATAGTGTTTTGAtaatattatcaaataatattatagtttaataacttttgtaatgatATAAGTTTATAAATTTAGAACTTAAAAATTACGTCATAAAATGTGAAATTTTAACAGATGACAACATTGGtcatattgttttgatttcaaaaaaaatgaaaatgatactAATAAATAAAACTGTCACggataaattttaataaagataTACAAATCTTCATAAATATTACTATCAATAAAAAATTGTTctattttaaagataaatattatgtttttatggtatttttcaaCTCAGCAAGAGAATTTATCGCTAGTCAAtgagttattatatatataatgtgaaattcgaatatttaatatttgtttaaATGGACGTTCTCTTTAATGAAAGCTACTCATGTGAATATTAATTGCATTTGATACAAATATTTATTACCATGTTACGTACATTGCATCTTAATTATTATCCTTTGGGGTAGGATCGAATAGAAGCCATTCTTCTCTCTCCACAATTATTTCTCTTATCTAAATCCTTATTTTACTGAAATTGTCAACGTTGTTTTTGAAACTGGAAGGTTGGAATTAGGAAGGGTGTTTATTAAGGTTTAGTTTggtaaaagttttattttttaaaaatagtttataaaagttaatttttaaaagataatttttttaaagttgtaacatttatgtttgataaatcaaattaaaaataacttttaataaacacaagcaaCATTAATTGTGTttagtaaaatagtttttaaaattaaaaatattataatagacataaatgtaagtattaaatttgaaaattagttaatatataggattatattaaacttttaaattttaaaaagtacaagCTAATTTTAAAAAGTTCTATTTTAGATGCTTTCAAAAGTATCCCAATCTTTTAAAAGCTACAAGTACAAGCACATGGTtcttttgatttaccaaacacaaaatgaggagtTTGAACTTTCAAAAAGTACAAGCAcctcttcaaaaattttttaccaaatcaaacctaattttagaaattttttttttctggttttaatAAGAAGTGTTATGTAATATATTTTAgttgttaaattaataatataatatcaaaaatattaattgttgtttaaatttcaacttttagtcaattttttaatttaaataatattattttattaaaatttaattaaatacatTTCTATTTTTTAGATAAACACATTGTTAGTTGAGaatagtttaaattttatttgaacattaaaattttatcaaaatacattcctattttaaatagtttaaattttttagataaaatatattCCTATTTTAAACACATTGTTAATACATTCCTGTAGCCGTGTACTATTACATAGGCCAATCGACTGgtctatattatttttaaatagcattATCGAAATACCAATTTTAAGGGTGAACTTATAAGGTAGTAGACCAAAATAATTAAGAACATTCAATACGTTtggatccaaaaattttaagtaattttacatATTACTTTTTTTAATCCAAAAATTGTCTGAACTAAAATACACTTTTTATCACcataaatatttgataataattgattatttattttgtcaACAACGTTTAAAGTCGGTGCTAGTATTGTTTGAtcattaaaataattgattaacAGTTAACTGTAAATCAAGTGTCATGAAATCACTCATctcataaatttaaatttttgggatgagtgatttCATTTAGGATTGATAATAGATAAAATAAAGTAGGATATACTATAAATTCATATCCAGCAAATAGGATAGACAATCTTACCTAAATAAATTAATCCAAATTAGATATTCACAGATAGAATATATATTGTTAATCCTAATTTCATTATACCAAACTCGAAAAGACAAAATTAATTAACTCATCAAATACCTCATCGAAATCTGAAACTATTATATCTATAGGAATCTCAAATTCTCATTGTCCATCTAAGTCATCTTCTAATTATTTCTCTTATTTCAATCCTTGTTTCACTGAATTTAATTCGTCAACGTTACTTTATTACAAATAATTGGTGGGTTGGAAGCTTAATGAAGagggagaaagaagagaaaagtaacaagcaaataacaacaaatttaattcaaatagtAATTCATTTATGTCAAATGTCAATAACTTATTATAGaacttatttgtttttttttttttttttattaaagataggagactcgaacccgcaacctcttaattgagtatggggagactatgccatttgagctattattcaTTGGCTTATAGAACTTATTTGTGAGTTAAGGACACATATTAATGTTATTAATagtaaacatttttatttttttttattttaataaataaataacaaatttagtaaaaaattgaattttgtattttttctatataaacttttttaattaataacactAATATGTGTCGTTATTAAGACACATAATAGATAaagtttttattatattcattgtcaaaaattttactaataatacgttactattttcaaaatttattattaaaatattattttttaaataatttattcagGTTTTACTTTTTCTTTCCACGTGCTGACTAATTCAGTAAGCACTTCTAACAAAAAAATGCGATTACGTGAAGCGTTCACATTACAAAGGcattaaagaaaaggaaaagtatatAGAAGCaagaagtaattaattaaaaagtaaataatttaactaatttataattatatttaattaattttatttgtttttaatttataatatttgatattaattgcttcttattctaaattaaaattttaaataatacgtTGGAGAAATAGGGGTGGTGATCACGAAACTTTCAACAAttctaatttttagtatataaaaaaatttataaaatatataaaagaacatctatttagtatgaaaaaaaaacattctaatacttagtagaagaaacatcctaATGCCTAGTATAAACATCATTTACGTAAAAGTTTTGGATTCACCTAGAGTCATTTGGCTAGTTTTTGACTGGTACCCTCTTGATTCCCTAGCATTGTTGAAAAGAAAAACACGAATGTCATGAAGAATCAAAATACTAAAGGCATCTTTAAAAAGATTGTAAATTGTAAATTTAAAGTAAATGAGGTTACTTACAAAACCAAAAGATTTTAAGGTTGTATTGAATTTCAAGAACTATTATCTATTCTTGGGGTTTTAAGTCATAAAGAAATTTGTTAAGCTTACAAGCACATGAGCGGCAGAATTGTGTTCAAAACTGAATCACACTGCATAGTTATTCATAGaagatttcaaatttaaatatcaatatttattGATTGAAGTTATATATACTCTGTCTGAGTAATTATTGTTTCTGTTTTTTCCTATCCTTCTTTCTCTGAATTTTTAACTATACTTTTGAAATTGAGGGTTGAAATAAGTGAGCAAATTTGTCCATACTGAAGACTTTTTGTTGTGTGGCGTCACAAtataatatttacaaaataaCTACTCTGATATcaagaataataaatataaaacatcaaTATTATAAATTGGTTTTTGACAAATAGTTTTACAagcaattcttcttttttttagctcatatataattaataatgtacAAATAACCCCAAATGACAATTATTGTCAACTAGAAAAAGTATTGGTTAAGTTATCTAGTATTTCTGATATGaataaactaatataaaaaacaaagaagaagaaaaaactaaagagaaaaatataattaaacctttataaaatagatatattttgaataataattCATATAAATAGTTTATTTTGGAAGAGGTAAAATTGCTAATTGTACTCtctattttttaaatctttaaccctcatatcttaaatttttttatggtttatatatattcattctagatgtcaaaattatttttaaagaaattatcaaacaaacaaataaataacttctttaaaaaaaaaacaaaaacaaacacaCATTAGTAATTTGAGAAAGGACATAATTGACAATTTATTTACGCCAAGTAC
Encoded here:
- the LOC140179436 gene encoding S-protein homolog 5-like is translated as MTISSSSLSKVVITVSMIMLILVSSFNLNVGTSVDRTITLPWTVHVTINNKLNGLRLALHCKDKNHDLQLQIVPVGQSWTFLFHTTDFSNSLYFCRFSWLNGGIHAFDIYVDTRDAHLCQQCTWDISEKGPCRVSGKGAPVCYPWNN